The following proteins come from a genomic window of Streptomyces sp. Sge12:
- a CDS encoding acyl-CoA synthetase — MEYNLADLFESVVDVVPDREALVYVDHPGTGAERRLTYAELDTAANRIAHHLLDSGLKAGEHLGLHLYNGIEYLQTVLACLKARLVPVNVNYRYVEEELVYLYNDADLAALVFEGEFTERVAAALPQTTRLRHLIRVGAAPEGAPEPSIAPVPYAEAEAAGSPGRGFPPRSPDDLFIIYTGGTTGMPKGVMWRAEDLFFAGLFGGEPSGEPVKRPEELAERVRARGAGLTFFPAPPLMHGTSTLTSFIAFNYGQRVVIHRKYAPEEVLRTIEKEKVSSVSLVGDAMLRPLIDALNGPLKGTDLSSLFSVSSSGAIMSETVRAEFQRLVPNVLLLNNFGSSESGSNGRATDDSGPDKGFRLEVNDRTQVVDPVTHEPVGVGVPGRLAQRGHVPLGYYNDAAKTAETFFQKGAERWVLLGDMATVDEEGIVTVLGRGSQCINTGGEKVYPEEVEQALKSHPDVYDALVAGVADPTWGSHVAAVVQVRKGAPAPSLEQIQSHCRTRLAGYKIPRQLVIAPAIQRSPSGKADYRWAKAVATEADAL, encoded by the coding sequence GTGGAGTACAACCTTGCCGACCTGTTCGAGTCGGTCGTGGACGTGGTCCCGGACCGCGAGGCCCTTGTGTACGTGGACCACCCCGGGACCGGTGCGGAGCGCCGCCTGACGTACGCGGAGCTCGACACGGCGGCGAACCGGATCGCGCACCACCTGCTGGACAGCGGGCTGAAGGCCGGTGAGCACCTGGGCCTCCACCTCTACAACGGGATCGAGTACCTGCAGACCGTACTGGCGTGCCTGAAGGCCCGGCTGGTCCCCGTGAACGTCAACTACCGGTACGTGGAGGAGGAGCTGGTCTACCTCTACAACGACGCCGATCTCGCCGCCCTGGTCTTCGAGGGCGAGTTCACCGAACGGGTCGCGGCCGCGCTGCCGCAGACGACGCGGCTCCGGCACCTGATCCGGGTCGGCGCGGCCCCCGAGGGCGCCCCGGAGCCTTCGATCGCACCCGTCCCGTACGCGGAGGCCGAGGCGGCGGGCTCTCCCGGCCGGGGCTTCCCGCCGCGCAGCCCCGACGACCTGTTCATCATCTACACCGGCGGCACGACGGGCATGCCCAAGGGCGTCATGTGGCGGGCCGAGGACCTCTTCTTCGCCGGGCTCTTCGGCGGCGAGCCGTCGGGCGAGCCGGTGAAGCGGCCGGAGGAGCTGGCCGAGCGGGTCCGCGCGCGCGGCGCCGGGCTCACCTTCTTCCCGGCTCCCCCGCTGATGCACGGCACGTCGACGCTGACCTCGTTCATCGCCTTCAACTACGGCCAGCGGGTGGTCATCCACCGCAAGTACGCGCCCGAGGAAGTGCTCCGCACCATCGAGAAGGAGAAGGTCTCCAGCGTGTCGCTGGTCGGCGACGCGATGCTGCGGCCGCTGATCGACGCCCTGAACGGGCCGCTCAAGGGCACCGACCTGTCCTCGCTGTTCAGCGTGTCCTCGTCCGGGGCGATCATGTCGGAGACGGTGCGCGCCGAGTTCCAGCGGCTGGTGCCGAACGTACTGCTGCTGAACAACTTCGGGTCGTCCGAGTCCGGGTCCAACGGGCGGGCCACGGACGATTCCGGCCCGGACAAGGGCTTCCGGCTCGAGGTCAACGACCGTACGCAGGTGGTGGACCCGGTGACGCACGAGCCGGTGGGGGTGGGCGTACCGGGACGCCTCGCACAGCGCGGGCACGTCCCGCTCGGCTACTACAACGACGCGGCCAAGACCGCCGAGACCTTCTTCCAGAAGGGCGCGGAGCGCTGGGTGCTCCTCGGCGACATGGCGACCGTGGACGAGGAGGGCATCGTCACGGTGCTCGGACGCGGCTCGCAGTGCATCAACACGGGCGGCGAGAAGGTGTATCCGGAGGAGGTGGAGCAGGCGCTGAAGTCCCACCCCGACGTGTACGACGCCCTGGTCGCCGGGGTCGCGGACCCGACCTGGGGCAGCCACGTGGCCGCGGTGGTCCAAGTCCGGAAGGGCGCCCCGGCGCCGTCCCTGGAGCAGATCCAGAGCCATTGCCGCACCAGGCTGGCGGGGTACAAGATCCCGCGCCAGCTGGTGATCGCACCCGCGATCCAGCGCTCCCCGAGCGGCAAGGCGGACTACCGGTGGGCGAAGGCGGTCGCGACGGAGGCGGACGCCCTCTAG
- a CDS encoding crotonase/enoyl-CoA hydratase family protein, translated as MGGTEHLTVDRHGATLVLTMNRPEAKNALSLPLLVGLYDGWLEADADDGIRSVVLTGAGGDFCAGMDLKALAGKGMAGDQYRDRLKADPDLHWKAMLRHHRPRKPVIAAVEGYCVAGGTEILQGTDIRVAAEGATFGLFEVKRGLFPIGGSTVRLPRQIPRTHALEMLLTGRPYSAAEAERIGLVGRVVPDGTALAAALEIAERINACGPLAVEAIKASVYETAELTEREGLASELLRGWPIFDTADAKEGARAFAEKRPAVYRRE; from the coding sequence ATGGGTGGGACAGAACACCTGACCGTGGATCGGCACGGCGCCACGCTGGTGCTCACCATGAACAGGCCCGAGGCGAAGAACGCGCTCTCGCTGCCGCTGCTGGTGGGGCTCTACGACGGCTGGCTGGAGGCGGACGCCGACGACGGGATCCGCTCCGTCGTCCTGACCGGCGCGGGCGGGGACTTCTGCGCCGGAATGGACCTCAAGGCCCTGGCCGGCAAGGGAATGGCGGGCGACCAGTACCGGGACCGCCTCAAGGCCGACCCCGACCTGCACTGGAAGGCGATGCTGCGCCACCACAGGCCGCGCAAGCCGGTCATCGCGGCGGTGGAGGGGTACTGCGTGGCGGGCGGTACGGAGATCCTCCAGGGCACCGACATCCGCGTCGCGGCCGAGGGCGCCACCTTCGGGCTGTTCGAGGTCAAGCGCGGACTCTTCCCGATCGGCGGCTCCACGGTGCGGCTGCCGCGGCAGATCCCGCGGACGCACGCCCTGGAGATGCTGCTGACCGGACGCCCCTACTCCGCGGCGGAGGCCGAACGGATCGGGCTGGTCGGGCGGGTGGTGCCGGACGGTACGGCGCTGGCGGCCGCCCTGGAGATCGCGGAGCGGATCAACGCGTGCGGGCCGCTGGCGGTGGAGGCGATCAAGGCGTCGGTCTACGAGACGGCGGAGCTGACGGAGCGGGAGGGGCTGGCGTCGGAACTCCTGCGGGGGTGGCCGATCTTCGACACGGCCGATGCGAAGGAGGGGGCGCGGGCCTTTGCGGAGAAGCGGCCCGCGGTGTATCGGCGCGAGTAG
- a CDS encoding Zn-ribbon domain-containing OB-fold protein, with amino-acid sequence MTAASPPEVLRAPLVVEFPFTRSLGPVQSAFLTGLREGVVLGVKTSDGKVMVPPVEYDPVTAEEIRELVEVGATGTVTTWAWNDRPRPQQPLDTPFAWVLVKLDGADTALLHALDAPGPDAVRTGMRVRVRWAAERTGAITDIACFEPYEGPGGGEPVPHDGDFTDAVTGIVAEARLDYVYSPGRAQTAYINALSERRTVGERCPSCHKVYVPPRGACPTCGVATTDQVEVGPAGTVTTYCIVNIKAKNLDIEVPYVYAHIALDGAGLALHGRIGGIPYDQVRMGLRVEPVWTDGGRYPDHYRPTGEPDADYDAYKELI; translated from the coding sequence ATGACAGCTGCCTCCCCACCGGAGGTGCTCCGCGCGCCCCTCGTCGTCGAGTTCCCCTTCACCCGGTCCCTCGGGCCCGTCCAGAGCGCCTTCCTCACCGGGCTGCGCGAGGGCGTCGTCCTCGGGGTGAAGACCTCCGACGGCAAGGTGATGGTCCCGCCCGTCGAGTACGACCCCGTCACCGCCGAAGAGATCCGCGAGCTCGTCGAGGTCGGCGCCACCGGAACCGTCACCACCTGGGCGTGGAACGACCGGCCCCGCCCCCAGCAGCCCCTGGACACCCCCTTCGCCTGGGTGCTGGTCAAGCTCGACGGAGCCGATACCGCCCTCCTGCACGCCCTCGACGCGCCCGGCCCCGACGCCGTCCGCACCGGGATGCGCGTGCGCGTCCGGTGGGCCGCGGAACGCACCGGCGCCATCACCGACATCGCCTGCTTCGAACCGTACGAGGGCCCCGGCGGCGGGGAGCCCGTCCCGCACGACGGGGACTTCACCGACGCCGTCACCGGCATCGTCGCCGAGGCCCGCCTCGACTACGTCTACAGCCCCGGCCGCGCCCAGACCGCGTACATCAACGCGCTCTCCGAGCGGCGGACCGTCGGCGAGCGCTGCCCCTCCTGCCACAAGGTGTACGTCCCGCCGCGCGGCGCCTGCCCCACCTGCGGGGTCGCCACCACCGACCAGGTCGAGGTCGGCCCGGCCGGCACGGTCACCACCTACTGCATCGTCAACATCAAGGCCAAGAACCTCGACATCGAAGTGCCCTACGTCTACGCCCACATCGCCCTCGACGGCGCCGGCCTCGCCCTCCACGGCCGGATCGGCGGCATCCCCTACGACCAGGTCCGCATGGGCCTGCGCGTCGAACCGGTATGGACCGACGGCGGCCGCTACCCCGACCACTACCGCCCCACCGGCGAACCGGACGCGGACTACGACGCGTACAAGGAGCTCATCTGA
- a CDS encoding thiolase domain-containing protein, which yields MSRYAREVAVVAFAQSDHLRRTDELSEVEMVMPVLHQVLAATGLKAAEIGFTCSGSSDYLAGRAFSFTMTLDGVGAWPPISESHVEMDGAWALYEAWVKIQTGEADTALVYSYGKSSPGSVRDVLTRQLDPYYVAPLWPDSVALAALQAQALIDAGETDESALAAVGTRSRADAEANPHAQLRGPVPQGDYQVRPLRTGDCPPVGDGAAAVVLAAGDLARRLCERPAWITGIDHRIEAHSLGLRDLTDSPSTRLAAEHAGVFEAPVDTAELHAPFSSQEVVLRKALGLTDGVAVNPSGGALAANPMMAAGLIRIGEAAARIHRGASSRAVAHATSGPCLQQNLVAVLEGDAR from the coding sequence ATGTCCCGATACGCCCGCGAGGTCGCCGTGGTCGCCTTCGCGCAGAGCGACCACCTGCGCCGCACCGACGAGCTCAGCGAGGTGGAGATGGTCATGCCCGTCCTCCACCAGGTGCTCGCCGCGACCGGCCTGAAGGCCGCCGAGATCGGCTTCACCTGCTCCGGATCCAGCGACTACCTCGCCGGCCGGGCCTTCTCCTTCACCATGACCCTCGACGGGGTCGGGGCCTGGCCGCCGATCTCCGAGTCGCACGTCGAGATGGACGGGGCCTGGGCCCTCTACGAGGCCTGGGTCAAGATCCAGACCGGCGAGGCGGACACCGCGCTCGTCTACTCGTACGGCAAGTCCTCGCCGGGGTCGGTGCGCGACGTACTGACCCGCCAGCTCGACCCGTACTACGTCGCTCCGCTCTGGCCCGACTCGGTGGCCCTGGCCGCCCTCCAGGCCCAGGCCCTGATCGACGCGGGCGAGACCGACGAGAGCGCCCTGGCCGCCGTCGGCACACGCAGCCGGGCCGATGCCGAGGCCAACCCGCACGCCCAGCTTCGCGGCCCCGTCCCGCAGGGCGACTACCAGGTCCGGCCGCTGCGCACCGGGGACTGCCCGCCCGTCGGCGACGGCGCGGCCGCCGTGGTGCTGGCCGCGGGCGACCTCGCGCGCCGGCTGTGCGAACGCCCCGCCTGGATCACCGGTATCGACCACCGCATCGAGGCCCACAGCCTGGGCCTGCGCGACCTCACCGACTCCCCGTCCACCCGGCTCGCCGCCGAACACGCGGGGGTCTTCGAAGCGCCGGTGGACACGGCCGAACTGCACGCACCGTTCTCCTCCCAGGAGGTCGTCCTGCGCAAGGCGCTCGGACTCACCGACGGCGTGGCCGTCAACCCCTCCGGAGGAGCGCTCGCCGCCAACCCGATGATGGCCGCCGGCCTGATCCGCATCGGCGAGGCGGCCGCCCGGATCCATCGCGGCGCATCGAGCCGGGCCGTCGCCCACGCCACCTCCGGCCCCTGCCTCCAGCAGAACCTGGTCGCCGTCCTGGAAGGGGACGCAAGGTGA
- a CDS encoding thiolase domain-containing protein has translation MSKEPVAVVGIGQTKHVAARHDVSIAGLVREAAARALADAELTWADIDAVVIGKAPDFFEGVMMPELYLADALGAVGKPMLRVHTAGSVGGSTALVASNLVAARVHRTVLTLAFEKQSESNAMWGLSLPVPFQQPLLAGAGGFFAPHVRAYMRRTGAPDTVGSLVAYKDRRNALKNPYAHLHEHDLTLEKVQASPMLWDPIRYSETCPSSDGACAMILTDRAGAARSPKPAAWVHGGAMRSEPTLFAGKDFVSPQAGKDCAADVYRQAGITDPRREIDAVEMYVPFSWYEPMWLENLGFAEEGEGWKLTEAGVTELDGDLPVNPSGGVLSTNPIGASGMIRFAEAALQVRGQAGEHQVPGARRAMGHAYGGGSQFFAMWLVGAQEPTS, from the coding sequence GTGAGTAAAGAGCCCGTGGCCGTCGTCGGAATCGGCCAGACCAAGCACGTGGCGGCCCGCCACGACGTGTCCATCGCCGGACTCGTCCGCGAGGCGGCGGCACGCGCCCTCGCGGACGCCGAGCTGACCTGGGCGGACATCGACGCGGTCGTCATCGGCAAGGCCCCCGACTTCTTCGAGGGGGTGATGATGCCCGAGCTGTACCTGGCGGACGCGCTCGGCGCCGTCGGCAAGCCGATGCTCCGCGTGCACACGGCCGGTTCGGTCGGCGGGTCGACCGCCCTGGTCGCCTCCAACCTGGTGGCGGCCCGCGTCCACCGCACCGTCCTCACCCTCGCCTTCGAGAAGCAGTCCGAATCCAACGCCATGTGGGGCCTGTCGCTCCCGGTCCCCTTCCAGCAGCCGCTGCTCGCGGGCGCCGGCGGCTTCTTCGCCCCGCACGTGCGCGCGTACATGCGGCGCACCGGTGCGCCGGACACGGTGGGCTCGCTCGTCGCGTACAAGGACCGGCGCAACGCGCTGAAGAACCCGTACGCGCACCTGCACGAGCACGACCTCACCCTGGAGAAGGTCCAGGCCTCGCCGATGCTGTGGGACCCGATCCGCTACTCGGAGACCTGCCCCTCCTCGGACGGCGCGTGCGCGATGATCCTCACCGACCGGGCGGGCGCGGCCCGTTCGCCGAAGCCGGCGGCCTGGGTGCACGGCGGGGCGATGCGCAGCGAGCCCACTCTCTTCGCGGGCAAGGACTTCGTCTCTCCGCAGGCCGGCAAGGACTGCGCGGCCGACGTGTACCGGCAGGCCGGCATCACCGACCCGCGCCGGGAGATCGACGCGGTGGAGATGTACGTGCCGTTCTCCTGGTACGAGCCGATGTGGCTGGAGAACCTCGGCTTCGCGGAGGAGGGCGAGGGCTGGAAGCTCACCGAGGCCGGGGTCACCGAACTCGACGGGGACCTCCCCGTCAACCCCTCGGGCGGCGTGCTGTCCACCAACCCGATCGGCGCCTCCGGCATGATCCGTTTCGCGGAGGCGGCCCTCCAGGTCCGCGGCCAGGCCGGGGAACACCAAGTTCCGGGCGCCCGCCGGGCGATGGGGCACGCGTACGGCGGCGGCTCCCAGTTCTTCGCGATGTGGCTGGTGGGGGCACAGGAGCCGACCTCCTGA
- a CDS encoding DUF397 domain-containing protein gives MTSQPLAGWGKPDLDLTEAEWQSSSRGVGDVQIAFVEGFIAMRNSERPESPSLIFSPDEWHKFVLNARGGEFDLT, from the coding sequence ATGACTTCACAGCCCCTCGCTGGCTGGGGGAAGCCGGACCTCGATCTCACCGAGGCCGAGTGGCAGTCGAGCAGCCGGGGAGTGGGCGACGTCCAGATCGCCTTCGTCGAGGGCTTCATCGCGATGCGCAACAGCGAGCGCCCCGAGAGCCCTTCGCTGATCTTCTCGCCGGACGAGTGGCACAAGTTCGTACTGAACGCGCGGGGCGGTGAGTTCGACCTCACCTAG
- a CDS encoding ACT domain-containing protein has product MSGEQDLRKLLSGMRPELKEGRYVFCTVAGSTVPAGTAPVATVLEAEGLTLVLRQEDADAAGLAYDYTAGWITLRIHSALDAVGLTAAFATELGAHGLSCNVIAGYHHDHLFVDADRATEAVAVLEGLAARSAQD; this is encoded by the coding sequence ATGAGTGGAGAGCAGGACCTGCGGAAACTCCTGAGCGGGATGCGGCCCGAGCTGAAGGAGGGGCGGTACGTCTTCTGTACCGTCGCCGGCAGCACCGTCCCCGCCGGGACCGCCCCCGTCGCCACCGTCCTGGAGGCCGAGGGGCTCACCCTGGTGCTGCGCCAGGAGGACGCCGACGCGGCCGGGCTCGCCTACGACTACACCGCCGGCTGGATCACCCTGCGGATCCACTCCGCGCTCGATGCCGTGGGACTCACCGCCGCCTTCGCCACCGAGCTCGGCGCACACGGTCTGAGCTGCAACGTCATCGCCGGCTACCACCACGATCACCTCTTCGTGGACGCCGACCGGGCCACCGAGGCCGTGGCCGTCCTGGAAGGCCTCGCCGCCCGCTCCGCACAGGACTGA
- a CDS encoding ATP-binding protein, whose protein sequence is MTDRRTRTRRTMVERDAELAIVDEALDELTGPGPDAGGALLAFSGPAGLGKTTLLAELRRRAHARNCTVLAARGGEQEQSQPFHVARQLIQPQLAGTSEQELRAALGSWYSIVGPALGLCAPEQGVPPDPQGLRDGLDWVLTHLVVKRAPVTLVLDDAHWADPESLGWLAAFAPRAEHLPLLLVVAYRPDELPAHADAFRTLPGRAGQRPLPLAPLTPAAVATLVREAVGAHADDAFCQEAWAVTTGNPFEAVELAAKVRGKGLTPVEANAPQLRDLAAAQRGSGLVARLERLGPSTVRFAWACAVLGTAIPQALAARVAALGAEEAVDATRRLRDARILSAAAAEEADAEAGLEFVHPLIATAIYRAIPDALRVALHGKAAAAVVDAGLGSSAAARHLLETHPESDPWVVRTLREAAGENLRAGAPEAARRQLARALLEPPDFDERAAVLYELGCASLLTEPANTVNHLRAALAEPSDDPALRQGIVIRLAQVLAHSDRLAEASESLAREIPYTQDVRARLRLQSEQFMWDAFNAAETDSPARSRRLTRLADRLTGRDLTERYIIGLRAWDACLRGEPVDVVLHHAGRVLEQPFSWAHEDRGFEVPVLAAMVHMYADRPGRAEELFEAGTAEFERHGWRGAHLSFAYSLRAYVRYRRGRLVEAEELARAGLRLAERVGRRTPVHWYAIAILLTTLLARGRPEEAWELAREHEYGSPFPAAVVFPDSQTVYAELLLSRGEVQAAIVELEAVDRRLTPRGIQNPAWCPWQLHLARAVAADDPQRARALADDAVRRARAFGAASAIGQALRVAAQVAEPADRAGLLQEAVTLLSASPAGYELACALAALGTELHDRDLLIQAVVTARECGADGLAAQTAETLLGLGGALPSVPARQDGLTEEEIRAADLAVRSEKEPVTETVVLPAPDWALSAACRKLGTDRPGLRAALEAFARSST, encoded by the coding sequence ATGACGGACCGCCGGACCCGCACACGGCGCACCATGGTCGAACGCGATGCCGAACTCGCCATCGTCGACGAGGCCCTGGACGAGCTCACCGGCCCCGGGCCGGACGCGGGCGGCGCGCTGCTCGCCTTCTCCGGCCCCGCGGGACTCGGCAAGACCACCCTGCTCGCCGAACTGCGCCGCCGCGCCCACGCCCGCAACTGCACCGTCCTCGCCGCCCGGGGCGGCGAGCAGGAGCAGAGCCAGCCCTTCCACGTCGCCCGCCAGCTCATCCAGCCGCAGCTCGCCGGCACCTCCGAGCAGGAGCTGCGCGCCGCCCTCGGAAGCTGGTACTCCATCGTCGGCCCGGCCCTCGGACTCTGCGCCCCCGAACAGGGCGTCCCGCCCGACCCCCAGGGTCTGCGCGACGGGCTGGACTGGGTCCTCACCCACCTCGTCGTCAAGCGCGCCCCCGTCACCCTCGTCCTCGACGACGCCCACTGGGCCGACCCCGAGTCCCTCGGCTGGCTCGCCGCCTTCGCCCCGCGCGCCGAGCACCTCCCGCTGCTCCTCGTCGTCGCCTACCGCCCCGACGAACTGCCCGCGCACGCCGATGCCTTCCGTACGCTCCCCGGCCGGGCGGGGCAGCGCCCGCTGCCCCTGGCCCCGCTCACCCCGGCCGCCGTCGCCACCCTGGTCCGCGAGGCCGTCGGCGCACACGCCGACGACGCCTTCTGCCAGGAGGCCTGGGCCGTCACCACCGGCAACCCCTTCGAAGCCGTCGAACTCGCCGCCAAGGTCCGCGGCAAGGGCCTGACCCCGGTCGAGGCGAACGCCCCGCAGCTGCGCGACCTGGCCGCGGCCCAGCGCGGCAGCGGCCTCGTCGCCCGCCTCGAACGCCTCGGCCCCTCCACCGTCCGCTTCGCCTGGGCGTGCGCCGTCCTCGGCACCGCCATCCCGCAGGCCCTCGCCGCCCGGGTCGCCGCCCTCGGCGCGGAGGAGGCCGTGGACGCCACCCGGCGGCTGCGCGACGCCCGCATCCTCTCGGCCGCCGCCGCCGAGGAGGCCGACGCCGAAGCCGGGCTGGAATTCGTCCACCCGCTCATCGCCACCGCCATCTACCGCGCCATCCCCGACGCGCTCCGCGTCGCCCTGCACGGCAAGGCCGCGGCGGCCGTCGTCGACGCCGGGCTCGGCTCCTCCGCGGCCGCCCGCCACCTGCTGGAGACCCACCCCGAGAGCGACCCGTGGGTGGTACGCACCCTGCGCGAGGCCGCCGGCGAGAACCTCCGGGCCGGCGCCCCCGAGGCCGCCCGCCGCCAGCTCGCCCGCGCCCTGCTGGAACCCCCGGACTTCGACGAACGCGCCGCCGTCCTCTACGAACTGGGCTGCGCCTCCCTGCTCACCGAGCCCGCCAACACCGTCAACCACCTGCGGGCCGCCCTCGCCGAACCCTCCGACGACCCGGCCCTGCGCCAGGGCATCGTCATCCGGCTCGCCCAGGTCCTCGCGCACAGCGACCGGCTCGCCGAGGCCTCGGAATCGCTCGCGCGGGAGATCCCGTACACCCAGGACGTGCGCGCCCGGCTGCGCCTGCAGTCCGAGCAGTTCATGTGGGACGCCTTCAACGCCGCCGAGACCGACTCCCCGGCCCGCTCCCGTCGCCTCACCCGCCTCGCCGACCGGCTGACCGGGCGCGACCTCACCGAGCGGTACATCATCGGGCTGCGCGCCTGGGACGCCTGCCTGCGCGGAGAGCCCGTGGACGTGGTGCTGCACCATGCAGGACGGGTCCTGGAGCAGCCCTTCAGCTGGGCCCACGAGGACCGCGGCTTCGAGGTACCGGTCCTGGCCGCGATGGTCCACATGTACGCCGACCGGCCCGGACGCGCCGAGGAGCTGTTCGAGGCCGGCACCGCCGAGTTCGAACGGCACGGCTGGCGCGGGGCGCACCTCTCCTTCGCCTACAGCCTGCGGGCCTACGTCCGCTACCGGCGCGGGCGGCTCGTGGAGGCCGAGGAGCTGGCGCGCGCCGGGCTGCGGCTCGCCGAGCGCGTGGGCCGCCGCACCCCCGTGCACTGGTACGCCATAGCCATCCTCCTCACGACCCTGCTCGCACGGGGCCGGCCCGAGGAGGCCTGGGAACTGGCCCGGGAGCACGAGTACGGCAGCCCCTTCCCGGCGGCCGTGGTCTTCCCCGACTCCCAGACCGTGTACGCCGAACTCCTGCTGTCCCGGGGCGAGGTGCAGGCCGCGATCGTCGAACTGGAGGCGGTCGACCGGCGGCTGACCCCGCGCGGCATCCAGAATCCCGCCTGGTGCCCGTGGCAGCTGCACCTGGCCCGGGCGGTGGCCGCGGACGATCCGCAGCGGGCCCGTGCCCTGGCCGACGACGCCGTCCGGCGGGCCCGCGCCTTCGGCGCCGCCTCGGCCATCGGCCAGGCCCTGCGGGTGGCGGCGCAGGTCGCGGAACCGGCGGACCGGGCCGGGCTCCTCCAGGAGGCGGTCACCCTGCTCTCGGCCTCGCCGGCGGGCTACGAACTGGCCTGCGCGCTGGCCGCGCTCGGCACCGAACTGCACGATCGCGACCTGCTGATCCAGGCCGTCGTCACGGCGCGGGAGTGCGGCGCCGACGGCCTGGCCGCGCAGACGGCCGAGACCCTGCTGGGCCTGGGCGGTGCCCTGCCGTCGGTGCCCGCCCGGCAGGACGGGCTCACGGAGGAGGAGATCCGGGCCGCGGACCTCGCCGTGCGCTCCGAGAAGGAGCCCGTCACGGAGACGGTGGTGCTGCCCGCCCCGGACTGGGCACTGTCGGCGGCCTGCCGCAAGCTGGGCACCGACCGGCCCGGGCTCAGGGCGGCACTGGAGGCTTTCGCCCGTAGCTCAACGTGA
- a CDS encoding maleylpyruvate isomerase family mycothiol-dependent enzyme, with translation MDHVERLAPFRTEAAAFEKAVRRAFDPKEPGAPVPAVPSCPGWTVTDLVRHLGGVHRCLVHVLRERLTAPPDPALLTLPEAPDDPDALTDRFAQGARELAGLFEELGPDTRLWTWSAEQTSGFWLRMQLIELAVHRWDAESATGTPGRLDPDVAADAVTQTIEVMAPARRGWQQAPPGTGERYRFRRTDGPETWTVLFSGDRVLLEPAPTGPADVEAAGSACDLALFLWGRLPAGSLRVTGDAALLPHWFTLVPAV, from the coding sequence ATGGACCACGTCGAGAGGCTCGCCCCCTTCCGCACCGAGGCGGCGGCCTTCGAGAAGGCGGTGCGCCGGGCGTTCGACCCGAAAGAGCCCGGGGCGCCGGTTCCGGCGGTCCCCTCGTGCCCCGGCTGGACGGTCACCGACCTCGTCCGGCACCTGGGCGGAGTGCACCGCTGCCTCGTGCACGTCCTGCGGGAGCGGCTCACGGCCCCGCCCGACCCCGCCCTCCTCACCCTCCCCGAGGCCCCGGACGACCCGGACGCACTCACCGACCGGTTCGCGCAGGGCGCCCGCGAGCTGGCCGGGCTCTTCGAGGAGCTGGGGCCGGACACGAGGCTCTGGACCTGGTCGGCGGAGCAGACCTCGGGATTCTGGCTGCGGATGCAGCTGATCGAGCTGGCCGTGCACCGCTGGGACGCCGAATCCGCGACCGGCACCCCGGGCCGCCTCGACCCGGACGTCGCCGCGGACGCCGTGACCCAGACGATCGAAGTGATGGCCCCGGCCCGCCGCGGCTGGCAGCAGGCACCACCGGGCACGGGGGAGAGGTACCGCTTCCGGCGTACCGACGGCCCGGAAACCTGGACGGTCCTCTTCTCGGGTGACCGGGTCCTGCTGGAGCCCGCCCCCACCGGCCCGGCGGACGTCGAGGCGGCCGGCAGCGCCTGCGACCTCGCCCTGTTCCTCTGGGGGCGCCTCCCGGCCGGCTCCCTGCGGGTCACGGGCGACGCCGCCCTGCTCCCGCACTGGTTCACCTTGGTCCCAGCGGTCTGA